One segment of Anastrepha obliqua isolate idAnaObli1 chromosome 3, idAnaObli1_1.0, whole genome shotgun sequence DNA contains the following:
- the LOC129242955 gene encoding uncharacterized protein LOC129242955, translating into MSLQMESPLTDSKMDISDTTTSQGSAGVSPLGEDDDPDAPQSPTHSIHNIHQVLIKEPNLVSNGTLKRKDLKIVKEVTSNLDNRCVRPDALPLELIPQRQNIERTLTDSHPLMSPTGSDNEQSSANSVTTNTDAKRNNFPDVVPQYEHVQSPPKRSTIIERNTLNNIRGTAGAPAPAHNTLTFLRAHSPDLLSSESEADVSQYHAAVEANFQTVALIPTVSNDAQKNCRRIRNGSTNCNGGDDISSLDSISNHSFDDDEDIEHNLASLSPSSSLIDGLDDDSEDGDVGVVNCIDDDDEFPEAATPTPHEHSLALTGNIDAGTSQLPQYSAAEERRDSRNWQKITLPDGRTREIDMRVIEPYKRVLSHGGYLQAGGHNAIVIFCACHLPDRSRADYSYVMDNLFLYVVKTLEQLVTEDYVLIYLHGGTNRRNVPPFPWLKKCYQLLDRRLRKSLKNMYLVHPTFWIKSIVWMTRPFVSAKFWRKLVYVKSLDELAKHVIVEKAAIPEKVKQYDARHT; encoded by the exons ATGAG TTTACAGATGGAAAGTCCTTTAACGGACAGCAAAATGGATATTTCTGATACAACAACTTCACAGGGATCAGCGGGTGTTTCGCCACTTGGTGAAGATGATGATCCTGATGCCCCTCAATCACCAACGCATAGCATTCACAATATACACCAAGTACTCATAAAAGAGCCaaatttggtatcaaacggcacATTGAAAaggaaagatttaaaaatagtaaaggagGTAACATCTAATTTAGACAATAGATGTGTTCGACCAGACGCATTGCCCTTGGAGCTAATTCCACAGCGCCAGAATATTGAACGTACACTAACGGACAGCCATCCTTTGATGTCCCCCACGGGATCAGATAACGAACAAAGTTCGGCAAATTCAGTTACGACGAATACTGATGCGAAGCGAAACAATTTTCCTGACGTAGTGCCGCAATATGAACATGTGCAATCGCCCCCAAAACGAAGTACAATAATTGAGCGAAATACATTAAACAACATTCGCGGCACAGCTGGGGCACCAGCTCCAGCACACAATACGCTGACTTTTTTACGAGCGCACAGTCCTGATCTATTGAGCAGCGAATCAGAAGCAGATGTTTCGCAGTATCACGCTGCTGTTGAAGCCAACTTTCAGACGGTGGCGCTAATTCCGACTGTTAGTAATGATGCACAGAAAAATTGCCGGCGCATACGAAATGGATCAACAAATTGTAATGGTGGTGATGATATTtcatcattagattcaatttcaaatCACAGTtttgatgatgatgaagataTAGAACACAATTTGGCTTCACTAAGCCCATCAAGTTCATTGATTGACGGGCTAGATGATGATAGTGAAGATGGTGATGTTGGAGTTGTTAATTGCATTGACGACGATGACGAATTTCCAGAAGCTGCAACCCCGACTCCACATGAGCATTCATTGGCGTTAACTGGTAATATAGATGCAGGAACTAGTCAGTTGCCTCAATATTCAGCAGCTGAAGAAAGACGGGATTCACGAAATTGGCAAAAAATTACATTGCCCGATGGTCGTACTCGAGAAATAGATATGCGCGTGATCGAGCCTTATAAACGTGTTCTCTCACATGGTGGTTACCTTCAGGCTGGAGGGCACAATGCTATTGTAATTTTTTGCGCCTGCCATCTGCCGGACCGCTCGCGTGCTGATTACAGCTACGTAATGGACAATTTATTTCTATATGTTGTAAAGACATTGGAACAATTAGTTACAGAGGACTATGTGCTTATTTATTTGCATGGCGGTACCAACCGGCGCAATGTACCACCATTTCCATGGTTGAAAAA GTGTTACCAACTATTGGACCGACGTTTAAgaaaaagtctgaaaaatatgtatttagtgCATCCAACGTTCTGGATAAAGTCTATAGTATGGATGACTCGGCCGTTTGTAAG TGCAAAATTCTGGCGTAAATTAGTTTACGTGAAATCACTGGATGAACTCGCTAAGCATGTCATTGTGGAGAAAGCTGCCATACCTGAAAAAGTCAAACAGTATGATGCGAGGCATACCTAA
- the LOC129242953 gene encoding microspherule protein 1, which yields MDTDTPPTKLGSQKIEGKSHLPVSTPITTESVVLTPATPLRNLPIELQNDQKRRSSSRSIKRKRFDDEIVEYSIGFPQSRGEPKAGRQRTISQTSVQQTQPLPTAILQTSIPVSNALEISSSFVREVPLSVSASTNNGNSSFVATSAPLPAVHPTILTQPSPSMERSSTSHATDKRRPPRSNNKKSKKSGRPPSQITTKDLGRWKPIDDLSLIIGIQQTNDLRMVHRGVKFSCKFTLQELQSRWFSLLYEPAISRIAVAAMRNLHPELVESVQSKALFSVPEEELLGTFKSTENPKLEQFQDLLDKNASVFYCARTAKSLQNHWQLMKQYQLLSDQVVKPLHMSDQPLSFSDTEDLILDAELNDQRDETLEIELALTDRQNKREIRLLENELSRWNVLVDSVTGVSPPEFDGQTLAVLRGRLVRYLMRSKEITFGRYVDDSHVDVDLSLEGPACKISRRQGTIKLRSNGDFFIANEGKRPIFIDGVPLLTGNKTRLANNCVVEICSLRFVFLVNYELINAIRHESAKTTASLN from the exons ATGGATACAGATACGCCGCCTACTAAGCTCGGTAGTCAGAAGATAGAAGGAAAATCTCATTTGCCTGTTTCTACGCCAATTACAACAGAGAGCGTTGTTTTGACTCCCGCGACGCCATTGAGGAATTTGCCAATAGAGTTGCAGAATGACCAGAAAAGAAGAAG CTCTTCTCGTTCAATTAAGCGGAAGCGTTTTGACGATGAAATTGTAGAGTACAGCATTGGATTTCCACAGTCTCGGGGAGAACCCAAAGCCGGACGGCAGCGTACGATTTCTCAAACATCCGTCCAACAAACTCAACCTTTACCAACAGCAATATTACAAACAAGCATACCTGTTAGCAACGCTCTtgaaatttcttcttcatttgtTAGAGAAGTACCGTTGTCAGTATCTGCTTCTACCAACAACGGAAATTCTTCTTTTGTTGCAACATCTGCACCATTGCCTGCTGTTCACCCAACAATATTAACTCAACCATCGCCCTCAATGGAGCGCTCATCTACGTCACATGCTACAGATAAGAGGCGACCGCCTCgatctaataataaaaaatctaagaAATCGGGACGTCCCCCAAGTCAAATCACAACTAAGGATTTGGGTCGCTGGAAACCAATTGATGATTTATCGTTAATTATTGGTATACAGCAGACGAATGACTTGCGAATGGTACACCGAGGGGTTAAATTCTCGTGCAAGTTTACTTTACAGGAATTGCAATCCCGTTGGTTCTCTTTATTGTACGAACCGGCAATTTCTCGAATCGCTGTAGCTGCTATGCGCAATCTTCATCCAGAGTTAGTTGAATCAGTTCAGAGCAAAGCCCTTTTTAGTGTACCGGAAGAGGAACTTTTAGGAACCTTTAAAAGC ACTGAGAACCCGAAACTTGAGCAGTTCCAAGATTTGCTGGATAAAAATGCCTCTGTTTTTTATTGTGCGCGAACAGCTAAGTCTCTACAGAATCACTGGCAATTGATGAAGCAATATCAATTGCTTTCAGATCAAGTAGTGAAGCCACTACATATGAGTGATCAGCCTTTAAGTTTTTCAGATACGGAGGATCTCATATTAGATGCCGAGCTTAATGATCAGCGTGATGAAACGTTAGAAATCGAGCTGGCTTTAACtgatcgtcaaaataaacgcgAAATTCGACTATTGGAAAACGAACTAAGTCGTTGGAATGTGTTAGTCGACTCTGTAACGGGTGTCTCCCCACCGGAATTTGACGGCCAAACTTTAGCTGTACTTCGAGGACGTCTTGTGCGTTATTTAATGCGTTCTAAAGAAATAACTTTTGGCCGATATGTTGACGACTCTCATGTCGATGTCGATCTATCATTGGAAGGGCCTGCATGTAAAATATCGCGGCGACAAGGAACGATAAAACTTCGAAGCAACGGTGACTTTTTCATTGCAAATGAAGGCAAAAGACCCATCTTCATTGATGGCGTGCCACTGTTGACTGGAAATAAGACTCGGCTCGCCAACAATTGTGTCGTCGAA ATATGCAGTCTACGCTTCGTTTTCCTGGTGAACTATGAACTAATTAATGCTATCCGGCATGAGAGCGCAAAAACCACAGCTTCTCTTAATTAG